In Monomorium pharaonis isolate MP-MQ-018 chromosome 3, ASM1337386v2, whole genome shotgun sequence, a genomic segment contains:
- the LOC105830731 gene encoding E3 ubiquitin-protein ligase AMFR isoform X2, protein MPMEFLERLPVPNLRVYTAISFTILSCSIYYATQIIKDPAWRTNHTHVDVTVAYPGNGIDPTDPRSFGTHLKELLECMVVEPVCVWLSFSPTTPGWSHARLLGLLATILVLSFFMLLFCIAAAFFFISFNTFAFMAAECILLGVRTIHVMLRYVIHLYDTRGAGTSAQRSWDKRGPLTYYTDLISELIVLAVDFFHHVHMLLWSNIFLSMASLVICMQLRYLFYEIQRRITKHRNYLAVLNHMEQNYPMASQDELAENSDNCAICWEKMESARKLPCTHLFHNSCLQSWLEQDTSCPTCRLGLSMQANHRENTPEMPPEPQTPTRRNGNHFFLFLDASRYVSWLPSFSVEVSHNRLRGNISTMAHTNSQMDAMARQVQLLFPHYSRNVILEDLRMTRSVEWTIENILDGVLTIPHHLIEEPQEESVPQIQTTMTNIMPSSSIQNASDPRFDIPFADSGEEPSSLGGRFSKSSAERELILQRRKEHMRLTARRRYLEKHRKSEIDSTNLQMTNTENIENNTS, encoded by the exons ATGCCGATGGAATTTTTGGAGCGGTTACCAGTTCCGAATCTTCGGGTATATACCGCCATAAGCTTCACCATATTGTCCTGCTCCATATACTATGCAACCCAAATAATCAAGGATCCTGCTTGGAGAACGAATCACACGCACGTCGATGTGACAGTAGCCTATCCTGGAAACGGCATTGATCCAACTGATCCGAGAAGTTTTGGCACGCATCTTAAAGAACTCTTAGAATGTATGGTGGTGGAGCCTGTATGTGTCTGG ctGTCTTTTTCACCCACCACGCCAGGATGGAGTCATGCGCGACTTCTCGGATTGTTGGCGACAATTCTTGTGCTATCTTTCTTTATGCTTTTATTCTGTATCGCTGCAGCCTTCTTCTTCATATCTTTCAATACTTTTGCTTTTATGGCAGCTGAG TGTATTCTACTTGGAGTCCGTACGATTCACGTCATGTTGCGCTATGTGATTCATTTGTACGATACTCGCGGCGCTGGCACTTCGGCGCAACGCTCTTGGGATAAACGTGGTCCATTGACCTATTATACAGATTTGATTTCGGAATTGATTGTGCTGGCAGttgatttttttcatcatGTTCACATGCTTCTGTGGagtaatatctttttaagcATGGCATCGCTAGTGATATGTATGCAACTGAGATATCTGTTTTATGAAATACAACGGAGAATCACGAAACACAGAAACTATTTGGCTGTACTAAATCATATGGAGCAGAA ttatccAATGGCTTCGCAAGATGAGCTAGCTGAGAATTCTGATAACTGCGCGATATGCTGGGAGAAGATGGAAAGCGCTCGTAAATTACCCTGTACTCACTTGTTTCACAATTCGTGCTTACAATCCTGGTTAGAACAAGACACATCATGTCCCACGTGTCGATTGGGTTTGAGTATGCAAGCGAATCACAGAGAGAATACTCCAGAGATGCCGCCCGAGCCACAGACTCCTACGAGAAGAAATGGTAaccatttctttctttttctcgatGCATCAAGATACGTATCTTGGTTGCCTAGTTTCTCTGTCGAGGTCTCGCACAACAGATTACGTGGTAACATATCTACAATGGCACATACTAATTCCCAAATGGATGCTATGGCGAGACAg gtaCAATTACTTTTTCCCCATTATTCTCGCAATGTAATCCTAGAAGATCTCAGAATGACTCGATCTGTTGAATGGACAATTGAGAATATACTCGATGGAGTATTAACTATACCACATCATTTAATTGAAGAACCGCAAGAAGAATCCGTCCCACAAATACAAACAACTATGACGAATATTATGCCCAGTTCTTCAATTCAGAATGCATCGGATCCTAGATTCGATATTCCTTTTGCCGATAg tggAGAAGAACCTTCAAGCCTTGGTGGTCGTTTCTCGAAATCATCTGCTGAGAGAGAACTTATACTTCAACGACGAAAAGAACATATGCGATTAACAGCACGCAGAAGGTATTTGGAAAAACATCGGAAATCCGAGATTGATTcaacaaatttgcaaatgACGAATACtgaaaacattgaaaataatacatcctag
- the LOC105830097 gene encoding dolichyl-diphosphooligosaccharide--protein glycosyltransferase subunit DAD1 translates to MMAVTVLYKFWSEYIKNTPKKLKIIDAYLLYVFLTGVIQFIYCCLVGTFPFNSFLSGFISCVSCFILGVCLRLQVNPQNRSQFHGISPERGFADFIFAHIILHIVIMNFIG, encoded by the exons ATGATGGCAGTAACAGTACTGTATAAGTTTTGGTccgaatacataaaaaatacacccaagaaactaaaaattatcgaCGCCTACTTGTTGTATGTATTTCTGACGGGtgttattcaatttatatattgttgtcTCGTCGGCACTTTTCCCTTCAATAGTTTTCTTAGTGGTTTCATATCCTGTGTATCCTGTTTCATTTTAGGag TTTGTCTTCGTTTACAAGTTAATCCACAAAATAGAAGCCAATTTCATGGTATAAGCCCAGAAAGAGGATTTGCAGACTTTATTTTtgcacatattattttacatattgttataatgAATTTCATTGGATAA
- the LOC105830731 gene encoding E3 ubiquitin-protein ligase AMFR isoform X3, which produces MAYCMLILLGKTIQKLVFGELRASESQHLKDKFWNFIFYKFIFVFGVLNVQYMDEVVLWWAWFMALGFLSLLSQLCKDRFEYLSFSPTTPGWSHARLLGLLATILVLSFFMLLFCIAAAFFFISFNTFAFMAAECILLGVRTIHVMLRYVIHLYDTRGAGTSAQRSWDKRGPLTYYTDLISELIVLAVDFFHHVHMLLWSNIFLSMASLVICMQLRYLFYEIQRRITKHRNYLAVLNHMEQNYPMASQDELAENSDNCAICWEKMESARKLPCTHLFHNSCLQSWLEQDTSCPTCRLGLSMQANHRENTPEMPPEPQTPTRRNGNHFFLFLDASRYVSWLPSFSVEVSHNRLRGNISTMAHTNSQMDAMARQVQLLFPHYSRNVILEDLRMTRSVEWTIENILDGVLTIPHHLIEEPQEESVPQIQTTMTNIMPSSSIQNASDPRFDIPFADSGEEPSSLGGRFSKSSAERELILQRRKEHMRLTARRRYLEKHRKSEIDSTNLQMTNTENIENNTS; this is translated from the exons ATGGCTTACTGCATGTTGATTCTTCTTGGTAAAACCATTCAAAAGCTTGTATTTGGTGAACTACGTGCCTCAGAGAGCCAACATTTAAAGGACAAGTTCtggaactttattttttataaatttatctttgtttttggAGTTTTGAACGTACAATACATGGACGAAGTTGTACTCTGGTGGGCATGGTTTATGGCACTTGGTTTCTTAAGTCTTCTTAGCCAGCTTTGTAAAGATCGATTCGAATAT ctGTCTTTTTCACCCACCACGCCAGGATGGAGTCATGCGCGACTTCTCGGATTGTTGGCGACAATTCTTGTGCTATCTTTCTTTATGCTTTTATTCTGTATCGCTGCAGCCTTCTTCTTCATATCTTTCAATACTTTTGCTTTTATGGCAGCTGAG TGTATTCTACTTGGAGTCCGTACGATTCACGTCATGTTGCGCTATGTGATTCATTTGTACGATACTCGCGGCGCTGGCACTTCGGCGCAACGCTCTTGGGATAAACGTGGTCCATTGACCTATTATACAGATTTGATTTCGGAATTGATTGTGCTGGCAGttgatttttttcatcatGTTCACATGCTTCTGTGGagtaatatctttttaagcATGGCATCGCTAGTGATATGTATGCAACTGAGATATCTGTTTTATGAAATACAACGGAGAATCACGAAACACAGAAACTATTTGGCTGTACTAAATCATATGGAGCAGAA ttatccAATGGCTTCGCAAGATGAGCTAGCTGAGAATTCTGATAACTGCGCGATATGCTGGGAGAAGATGGAAAGCGCTCGTAAATTACCCTGTACTCACTTGTTTCACAATTCGTGCTTACAATCCTGGTTAGAACAAGACACATCATGTCCCACGTGTCGATTGGGTTTGAGTATGCAAGCGAATCACAGAGAGAATACTCCAGAGATGCCGCCCGAGCCACAGACTCCTACGAGAAGAAATGGTAaccatttctttctttttctcgatGCATCAAGATACGTATCTTGGTTGCCTAGTTTCTCTGTCGAGGTCTCGCACAACAGATTACGTGGTAACATATCTACAATGGCACATACTAATTCCCAAATGGATGCTATGGCGAGACAg gtaCAATTACTTTTTCCCCATTATTCTCGCAATGTAATCCTAGAAGATCTCAGAATGACTCGATCTGTTGAATGGACAATTGAGAATATACTCGATGGAGTATTAACTATACCACATCATTTAATTGAAGAACCGCAAGAAGAATCCGTCCCACAAATACAAACAACTATGACGAATATTATGCCCAGTTCTTCAATTCAGAATGCATCGGATCCTAGATTCGATATTCCTTTTGCCGATAg tggAGAAGAACCTTCAAGCCTTGGTGGTCGTTTCTCGAAATCATCTGCTGAGAGAGAACTTATACTTCAACGACGAAAAGAACATATGCGATTAACAGCACGCAGAAGGTATTTGGAAAAACATCGGAAATCCGAGATTGATTcaacaaatttgcaaatgACGAATACtgaaaacattgaaaataatacatcctag
- the LOC105830731 gene encoding E3 ubiquitin-protein ligase AMFR isoform X1 — protein MPMEFLERLPVPNLRVYTAISFTILSCSIYYATQIIKDPAWRTNHTHVDVTVAYPGNGIDPTDPRSFGTHLKELLECMVVEPVCVWTLINMAYCMLILLGKTIQKLVFGELRASESQHLKDKFWNFIFYKFIFVFGVLNVQYMDEVVLWWAWFMALGFLSLLSQLCKDRFEYLSFSPTTPGWSHARLLGLLATILVLSFFMLLFCIAAAFFFISFNTFAFMAAECILLGVRTIHVMLRYVIHLYDTRGAGTSAQRSWDKRGPLTYYTDLISELIVLAVDFFHHVHMLLWSNIFLSMASLVICMQLRYLFYEIQRRITKHRNYLAVLNHMEQNYPMASQDELAENSDNCAICWEKMESARKLPCTHLFHNSCLQSWLEQDTSCPTCRLGLSMQANHRENTPEMPPEPQTPTRRNGNHFFLFLDASRYVSWLPSFSVEVSHNRLRGNISTMAHTNSQMDAMARQVQLLFPHYSRNVILEDLRMTRSVEWTIENILDGVLTIPHHLIEEPQEESVPQIQTTMTNIMPSSSIQNASDPRFDIPFADSGEEPSSLGGRFSKSSAERELILQRRKEHMRLTARRRYLEKHRKSEIDSTNLQMTNTENIENNTS, from the exons ATGCCGATGGAATTTTTGGAGCGGTTACCAGTTCCGAATCTTCGGGTATATACCGCCATAAGCTTCACCATATTGTCCTGCTCCATATACTATGCAACCCAAATAATCAAGGATCCTGCTTGGAGAACGAATCACACGCACGTCGATGTGACAGTAGCCTATCCTGGAAACGGCATTGATCCAACTGATCCGAGAAGTTTTGGCACGCATCTTAAAGAACTCTTAGAATGTATGGTGGTGGAGCCTGTATGTGTCTGG aCTTTAATCAACATGGCTTACTGCATGTTGATTCTTCTTGGTAAAACCATTCAAAAGCTTGTATTTGGTGAACTACGTGCCTCAGAGAGCCAACATTTAAAGGACAAGTTCtggaactttattttttataaatttatctttgtttttggAGTTTTGAACGTACAATACATGGACGAAGTTGTACTCTGGTGGGCATGGTTTATGGCACTTGGTTTCTTAAGTCTTCTTAGCCAGCTTTGTAAAGATCGATTCGAATAT ctGTCTTTTTCACCCACCACGCCAGGATGGAGTCATGCGCGACTTCTCGGATTGTTGGCGACAATTCTTGTGCTATCTTTCTTTATGCTTTTATTCTGTATCGCTGCAGCCTTCTTCTTCATATCTTTCAATACTTTTGCTTTTATGGCAGCTGAG TGTATTCTACTTGGAGTCCGTACGATTCACGTCATGTTGCGCTATGTGATTCATTTGTACGATACTCGCGGCGCTGGCACTTCGGCGCAACGCTCTTGGGATAAACGTGGTCCATTGACCTATTATACAGATTTGATTTCGGAATTGATTGTGCTGGCAGttgatttttttcatcatGTTCACATGCTTCTGTGGagtaatatctttttaagcATGGCATCGCTAGTGATATGTATGCAACTGAGATATCTGTTTTATGAAATACAACGGAGAATCACGAAACACAGAAACTATTTGGCTGTACTAAATCATATGGAGCAGAA ttatccAATGGCTTCGCAAGATGAGCTAGCTGAGAATTCTGATAACTGCGCGATATGCTGGGAGAAGATGGAAAGCGCTCGTAAATTACCCTGTACTCACTTGTTTCACAATTCGTGCTTACAATCCTGGTTAGAACAAGACACATCATGTCCCACGTGTCGATTGGGTTTGAGTATGCAAGCGAATCACAGAGAGAATACTCCAGAGATGCCGCCCGAGCCACAGACTCCTACGAGAAGAAATGGTAaccatttctttctttttctcgatGCATCAAGATACGTATCTTGGTTGCCTAGTTTCTCTGTCGAGGTCTCGCACAACAGATTACGTGGTAACATATCTACAATGGCACATACTAATTCCCAAATGGATGCTATGGCGAGACAg gtaCAATTACTTTTTCCCCATTATTCTCGCAATGTAATCCTAGAAGATCTCAGAATGACTCGATCTGTTGAATGGACAATTGAGAATATACTCGATGGAGTATTAACTATACCACATCATTTAATTGAAGAACCGCAAGAAGAATCCGTCCCACAAATACAAACAACTATGACGAATATTATGCCCAGTTCTTCAATTCAGAATGCATCGGATCCTAGATTCGATATTCCTTTTGCCGATAg tggAGAAGAACCTTCAAGCCTTGGTGGTCGTTTCTCGAAATCATCTGCTGAGAGAGAACTTATACTTCAACGACGAAAAGAACATATGCGATTAACAGCACGCAGAAGGTATTTGGAAAAACATCGGAAATCCGAGATTGATTcaacaaatttgcaaatgACGAATACtgaaaacattgaaaataatacatcctag